One genomic segment of Helicobacter pylori NQ4053 includes these proteins:
- the dcd gene encoding dCTP deaminase, whose translation MGLKADSWIKKMSLEHGMISPFCEKQVGKNVISYGLSSYGYDIRVGSEFMLFDNKNALIDPKNFDPNNATKIDASKEGYFILPANAFALAHTIEYFKMPKDTLAICLGKSTYARCGIIVNVTPFEPEFEGYITIEISNTTNLPAKVYANEGIAQVVFLQGDEMCEQSYKDRGGKYQGQVGITLPKILK comes from the coding sequence ATGGGATTAAAAGCGGATTCTTGGATTAAAAAAATGAGTTTAGAGCATGGCATGATTAGCCCTTTTTGCGAAAAGCAAGTCGGTAAGAATGTGATCAGCTATGGTTTGAGCAGTTACGGGTATGATATTAGAGTGGGGAGTGAGTTCATGCTCTTTGATAACAAAAACGCTTTAATTGACCCTAAAAACTTTGACCCTAACAACGCGACTAAAATTGATGCGAGTAAAGAAGGGTATTTTATCTTGCCCGCTAACGCGTTCGCCCTAGCCCATACGATAGAGTATTTTAAAATGCCTAAAGACACCTTAGCGATTTGTTTAGGCAAAAGCACTTACGCTAGGTGTGGGATCATTGTGAATGTTACGCCTTTTGAGCCGGAATTTGAAGGCTATATCACGATTGAAATTTCTAACACCACCAATTTACCGGCTAAAGTCTATGCCAATGAGGGGATCGCGCAAGTGGTGTTTTTACAAGGCGATGAAATGTGCGAGCAAAGCTATAAAGACAGAGGCGGTAAGTATCAAGGGCAAGTGGGTATCACTTTGCCTAAAATTTTAAAGTGA
- the pseC gene encoding UDP-4-amino-4,6-dideoxy-N-acetyl-beta-L-altrosamine transaminase, translated as MKEFAYSEPCLDEEDKKAVLEVLNSKQLTQGKRSLLFEETLCEFLGVKHALVFNSATSALLTLYRNFSEFSADCNEIITTPISFVATANMLLESGYKPVFAGIKNDGNIDELALEKLINERTKAIVSVDYAGKSVEAGSVQKLCKKYSLSFLSDSSHALGSEYQNKKVGGFALASVFSFHAIKPITTAEGGAVVTNDSELYEKMKLFRSHGMLKKDFFEGEVKSVGHNFRLNEIQSALGLSQLKKAPFLMQKREEIALVYDRIFKDNPYFTPLHPLLKHQSSNHLYPILMDQKFFTFKRSILENLHKLGILAQVHYKPIYQYQLYQQLFNTAPLKSAEDFYNAEISLPCHANLNLESVQNIAHSVLKTFESFKIE; from the coding sequence TTGAAAGAGTTTGCTTATAGCGAGCCTTGTTTAGATGAAGAAGATAAAAAGGCTGTTTTAGAGGTTTTAAATTCCAAACAGCTCACGCAAGGCAAACGCTCTCTGTTATTTGAAGAAACTTTGTGCGAGTTTCTGGGCGTTAAGCATGCGTTAGTGTTTAACAGCGCGACTTCAGCCCTTTTAACGCTCTATAGGAATTTTAGCGAATTTAGTGCTGATTGTAATGAAATAATCACCACCCCTATAAGCTTTGTAGCGACAGCTAACATGCTTTTAGAAAGCGGTTACAAACCCGTATTTGCTGGAATTAAAAACGATGGCAATATAGATGAATTAGCCCTAGAAAAGCTCATTAACGAAAGAACCAAAGCCATAGTGAGCGTGGATTATGCCGGTAAAAGCGTGGAAGCAGGAAGCGTTCAAAAGCTTTGCAAAAAGTATTCTTTGAGTTTTCTTTCTGACAGCTCGCATGCTCTAGGGAGCGAGTATCAAAACAAAAAAGTAGGAGGCTTTGCGTTAGCGAGCGTGTTTAGTTTCCATGCCATTAAGCCCATCACTACGGCCGAAGGGGGAGCGGTCGTTACTAACGATAGCGAATTATATGAAAAAATGAAATTGTTTCGCTCTCATGGCATGCTCAAAAAAGATTTTTTTGAAGGCGAAGTCAAAAGCGTAGGGCATAACTTCCGTTTGAATGAAATCCAAAGCGCTTTGGGTTTGAGCCAGCTCAAAAAAGCCCCCTTTTTAATGCAAAAAAGAGAAGAGATCGCTCTAGTTTATGACAGGATTTTTAAAGATAACCCTTATTTCACCCCTTTACACCCCTTGTTAAAACACCAAAGCTCTAACCACCTTTACCCTATTTTAATGGATCAAAAATTTTTTACATTTAAAAGATCCATTTTAGAAAATTTGCACAAGCTTGGCATTTTAGCCCAAGTGCATTACAAACCTATTTATCAATACCAATTGTACCAACAGCTCTTCAATACAGCCCCATTAAAAAGTGCAGAGGATTTTTATAACGCTGAAATTTCCTTGCCTTGTCATGCGAATTTAAATTTAGAGAGCGTTCAAAACATCGCTCATAGCGTTTTAAAAACTTTTGAGAGTTTTAAAATAGAATAA
- a CDS encoding outer membrane beta-barrel protein, with amino-acid sequence MLKLVSRTICLSLIGLFNPLEAFQKNQKDGFFIEAGFETGLLEGTQTKEQTITQNTQNTQKIYENPLTHPQTKEQNKSDTATPQSAYGKYYIPQSTILKNATALFTTDNIENGLTFYSQSPVYANMVNGSVTIQNFLPYNLNNVELSFKDAQGKVVNLGVIETIPKDSQIILPASLFNDSEFEQADSFNYQQLQATATQFSDANTQSLFEKLSKITTNVTMSYENADTNNFKGNCHDCVSDFTPQTAEELTNLMLDMIAVFDSKSWEEAVLNAPFQFSNSPSECGSDFPKCVNPFNNGRVAPIYEKYVLTPQSVIDAFRRTINLEVNILKSGFVGLGYELDDNDGNLGIEASALNPEKLFGKTLNKVDIVELRDIIHEFSHTKGYTHNGNMTYQRVRLCQENGGAIQECEGGKEELVNGKEELKFTNGKEVKDQDGYTYDVCSRFGGKNQPAFPSNYPNSIYTDCSQVPAGLIGVTSAVWQQLIDQNALPVDYTNLSSQTNYLNASLNTQDFATTMLSAISQSLSSSKSSTTTYRTSKTSRPFGAPLLGVNLKMGYQKYFNDYLGLSSYGIIKYNYAQANNEKIQQLSYGVGMDVLFDFITNYTNEKNPKNNLTKKVFTSSLGVFGGLRGLYNSYYLLNQYKGSGNLNVTGGLNYRYKHSKYSIGISVPLVQLKSRVVSRDGAYTNSITLNEGGSHFKVFFNYGWVF; translated from the coding sequence ATGCTAAAACTCGTTAGCAGAACGATTTGTTTGTCCTTAATCGGCTTATTCAACCCTTTAGAAGCCTTTCAAAAAAACCAAAAAGACGGCTTTTTTATAGAAGCCGGGTTTGAAACCGGGTTATTAGAAGGAACGCAAACTAAAGAACAAACAATAACCCAAAACACCCAAAACACCCAAAAAATCTATGAAAACCCCCTAACCCACCCACAAACTAAAGAACAAAACAAAAGCGATACAGCCACCCCACAAAGTGCTTACGGAAAATACTACATACCCCAAAGCACCATTTTAAAAAACGCAACGGCTTTATTCACCACGGACAATATAGAAAATGGCTTAACTTTTTATTCTCAAAGCCCTGTGTATGCGAATATGGTTAATGGGAGCGTAACCATACAAAACTTTCTGCCTTACAATTTAAACAATGTTGAACTGAGTTTTAAAGACGCTCAAGGCAAGGTGGTCAATTTAGGCGTGATAGAGACTATCCCTAAGGATTCTCAAATCATTCTGCCTGCAAGCTTGTTTAATGATTCAGAATTTGAACAAGCTGATAGCTTTAATTACCAACAACTTCAAGCCACTGCCACACAATTTTCTGATGCTAACACGCAGAGTTTGTTTGAAAAGCTCAGCAAGATCACAACCAATGTAACGATGAGTTATGAAAACGCCGATACTAACAATTTTAAAGGTAATTGCCATGATTGTGTGTCAGATTTCACCCCACAAACCGCAGAAGAATTGACCAATTTAATGTTGGATATGATTGCGGTGTTTGACTCTAAATCGTGGGAAGAAGCCGTTTTAAACGCTCCTTTCCAATTTTCTAACAGCCCATCAGAATGCGGATCTGACTTTCCTAAGTGCGTGAATCCTTTCAATAACGGGCGTGTCGCTCCCATCTATGAAAAATACGTGCTAACCCCACAATCCGTTATAGATGCGTTTAGAAGAACGATCAATCTTGAAGTGAATATCCTAAAATCAGGGTTTGTAGGGCTAGGGTATGAACTTGATGATAATGATGGTAATCTGGGGATAGAAGCTTCTGCATTAAATCCTGAAAAATTGTTTGGTAAAACTTTGAACAAAGTTGATATTGTGGAATTAAGAGACATTATCCATGAATTTAGCCACACTAAAGGTTATACCCATAATGGGAACATGACTTATCAAAGGGTGCGTTTGTGCCAAGAAAACGGCGGAGCTATACAAGAATGTGAGGGTGGAAAAGAAGAGTTAGTCAATGGGAAAGAAGAACTAAAATTTACAAACGGAAAAGAAGTAAAAGATCAGGATGGTTACACCTATGATGTGTGCTCTCGTTTTGGCGGCAAAAATCAGCCCGCTTTCCCTAGCAATTACCCCAATTCCATTTATACTGATTGCTCTCAAGTCCCCGCCGGGCTTATAGGCGTTACCAGTGCGGTTTGGCAGCAACTCATTGATCAAAACGCTCTACCGGTGGATTACACTAATTTGAGCAGCCAAACCAACTATTTAAACGCCAGTTTGAACACGCAAGATTTTGCGACCACTATGCTTAGCGCGATCAGTCAAAGCCTTTCATCTTCTAAATCTAGCACCACTACCTATCGCACTTCAAAAACCTCACGGCCCTTTGGAGCCCCCCTATTAGGCGTTAATCTTAAAATGGGCTATCAAAAATACTTTAATGATTACTTAGGGTTGTCTTCTTATGGCATCATCAAATACAACTACGCTCAAGCCAATAACGAAAAAATCCAGCAATTAAGCTATGGCGTGGGAATGGACGTGTTGTTTGATTTCATCACCAATTACACCAACGAAAAGAACCCTAAAAACAATCTAACCAAGAAAGTTTTCACTTCCTCTCTTGGGGTGTTTGGGGGGTTAAGGGGCTTATACAACAGCTATTATTTGTTGAATCAATACAAAGGGAGCGGTAATTTAAATGTGACCGGTGGGTTGAATTACCGCTACAAGCATTCCAAATATTCTATAGGCATCAGCGTTCCTTTAGTCCAGTTGAAATCTAGGGTCGTTTCTAGAGATGGCGCTTATACCAATTCTATCACCCTTAATGAAGGGGGCAGTCATTTTAAAGTGTTTTTTAATTACGGGTGGGTATTTTAA
- a CDS encoding acetyl-CoA carboxylase biotin carboxylase subunit, giving the protein MNKENKKVEKKELSRILIANRGEIALRAIQTIQEMGKESIAIYSIADKDAHYLNTANAKVCIGGAKSSESYLNIPAIISAAELFEADAIFPGYGFLSENQNFVEICSHHSLEFIGPSAKVMALMSDKSKAKSVMKEAGMPVIEGSEGLLKSYQEAEEIADKIGYPVIIKAAAGGGGRGMRVVEDKSKLKNLYLAAETEALSAFGDGSVYLEKFINKPKHIEVQILADKHGNVIHVGERDCSVQRRQQKLIEETPAVVLEEGVRERLLETAIKAAKYIGYVGAGTFEFLLDSNMKDFYFMEMNTRLQVEHTISEMVSGLNLIEWMIKIAQGEKLPKQESFSLKGHAIECRITAEDPKKFYPSPGKITEWIAPGGVNVRLDSHAHAHYVVPTHYDSMIGKLIVWGENRERAIAKMKRALREFKVEGIKTTIPFHLEMLENADFRQAKIHTKYLEENF; this is encoded by the coding sequence GTGAATAAAGAAAATAAAAAGGTAGAAAAAAAAGAGCTTTCACGCATTTTGATCGCTAATAGAGGCGAGATCGCTTTAAGAGCGATCCAAACCATTCAAGAAATGGGTAAAGAATCCATAGCGATTTATTCGATCGCTGATAAGGACGCCCACTACCTCAATACGGCTAACGCAAAAGTGTGTATAGGTGGGGCCAAATCCAGCGAGAGTTATTTGAATATCCCTGCGATCATTAGTGCAGCAGAATTGTTTGAAGCGGATGCGATTTTCCCCGGGTATGGGTTTTTGAGTGAAAATCAGAATTTTGTAGAGATTTGCTCGCACCATTCTTTAGAATTTATTGGTCCGAGCGCAAAAGTCATGGCTTTAATGAGCGACAAATCCAAAGCCAAAAGCGTGATGAAAGAAGCCGGCATGCCTGTGATTGAGGGCAGTGAAGGGTTGCTTAAAAGCTATCAAGAAGCTGAAGAAATCGCTGATAAAATCGGCTACCCTGTCATCATTAAAGCGGCCGCTGGTGGGGGCGGAAGGGGGATGCGTGTCGTAGAAGATAAATCCAAGCTTAAAAACCTTTATTTAGCCGCCGAAACGGAAGCTTTGAGCGCGTTTGGCGATGGGAGCGTGTATTTAGAAAAATTCATCAACAAACCTAAGCACATTGAAGTCCAGATTTTAGCCGATAAGCATGGTAATGTCATTCATGTGGGCGAAAGGGATTGCTCGGTGCAAAGACGCCAGCAAAAGCTCATTGAAGAAACCCCGGCGGTGGTTTTAGAAGAGGGTGTTCGTGAGCGTTTGTTAGAAACAGCGATCAAGGCTGCTAAATACATCGGCTATGTGGGGGCGGGGACTTTTGAATTTTTGCTTGATTCTAACATGAAAGATTTTTATTTCATGGAGATGAACACTCGTTTGCAAGTGGAGCATACCATTAGCGAAATGGTGAGCGGGTTAAATCTCATTGAGTGGATGATTAAAATCGCTCAAGGCGAAAAATTGCCCAAGCAAGAAAGCTTTTCTCTCAAAGGGCATGCGATAGAATGCCGAATCACGGCAGAAGATCCTAAAAAATTCTACCCAAGCCCGGGTAAAATCACTGAATGGATCGCCCCTGGTGGGGTGAATGTGCGCCTTGATTCGCATGCACATGCTCATTATGTCGTGCCTACGCACTATGATTCTATGATTGGCAAGCTCATTGTGTGGGGTGAAAACAGAGAAAGAGCGATCGCCAAGATGAAAAGGGCTTTAAGGGAATTTAAAGTAGAAGGCATTAAAACGACCATTCCTTTCCACCTTGAGATGCTTGAAAATGCGGATTTCAGGCAAGCAAAAATCCACACGAAATATTTAGAAGAAAATTTTTAA
- the truA gene encoding tRNA pseudouridine(38-40) synthase TruA — protein sequence MRCFKATIAYDGAYFLGYAKQPNKLGVQDKIESALNALGIKSVVVAAGRTDKGVHANNQVLSFHAPKHWSANKLFYYLAPKLAPHIVLKKLEEKNFHARFDAQKRAYRYLLTKNLKTPFLAPYIACGDYGSLDLLSTALKQFTGKHDFSMFKKEGGATTNPNRIIFNALAYKTFIMGHECVVFKIIGDAFLRSSVRLIIQACVQYSLEKITIAEIQAQIHNIKATIRTPIMANGLYLHRVYY from the coding sequence ATGCGTTGCTTTAAGGCCACTATCGCTTATGATGGGGCGTATTTTTTAGGCTATGCCAAACAGCCCAACAAACTCGGTGTGCAAGACAAAATAGAAAGCGCTTTAAACGCGTTAGGGATTAAAAGCGTTGTGGTTGCGGCTGGGCGCACGGATAAAGGCGTGCATGCGAACAACCAAGTGCTGTCTTTTCACGCTCCAAAACACTGGAGCGCTAATAAATTATTTTATTATCTAGCCCCCAAACTCGCTCCGCATATTGTCTTAAAAAAGCTAGAAGAAAAAAACTTCCATGCGCGTTTTGACGCTCAAAAAAGAGCGTATCGTTACCTTTTGACGAAGAATTTAAAAACGCCTTTTTTAGCACCTTATATCGCTTGCGGGGATTATGGATCATTAGATTTATTAAGTACCGCTTTAAAGCAATTCACGGGCAAGCATGATTTTTCCATGTTTAAGAAAGAAGGTGGGGCTACAACCAACCCTAATCGCATCATCTTTAACGCTTTGGCTTATAAAACCTTTATCATGGGGCATGAGTGCGTGGTGTTTAAAATCATTGGCGATGCGTTTTTACGCTCCAGCGTGCGTTTGATCATTCAAGCATGCGTTCAATATTCACTAGAAAAAATCACGATCGCTGAAATTCAAGCGCAAATCCATAACATTAAAGCCACTATAAGAACGCCCATAATGGCTAATGGCTTGTATTTGCACAGGGTGTATTATTGA
- a CDS encoding type II restriction endonuclease — MQTLFKEITPKRYVNGNEMKENSSNVLDQYFTKPSVALKCFQKACEVIKKYENLDDFIFLEPSAGDGVFYDLFPKDRRIGIDIEPKRDGFIQCDFLNYQLPTHQKVICLGNPPFGHRGVMALEFINHARNCDFVCFILPMFFESQGKGSIKYRVKGLNLLYSERLEKNAFIDFKNKEVDVHCVFQIWSKKYQNKKSEFSWYKNRHKEPFGEYIKVFTVSLAKNRECGKEWIFNQKASFYISSTFYKSTQIVENFEEVKYQSGIAVVFTSANKVLNAKLKKLFQEIDWTKYASLATNSCYHLGKSHIFQALHDHLDSLKDN; from the coding sequence ATGCAAACCTTGTTTAAAGAAATTACCCCTAAACGCTATGTCAATGGCAATGAGATGAAAGAAAATTCTAGCAATGTTCTAGATCAGTATTTCACTAAGCCTAGTGTGGCTTTAAAATGCTTTCAAAAAGCTTGTGAAGTGATTAAAAAATACGAAAATCTAGATGACTTTATTTTTTTAGAACCAAGTGCAGGCGATGGGGTGTTTTATGACTTGTTCCCTAAAGATAGACGCATTGGCATAGACATTGAACCTAAAAGAGATGGTTTTATTCAATGCGATTTTTTAAATTATCAATTGCCCACGCATCAAAAAGTGATTTGCTTGGGCAACCCTCCTTTTGGGCATCGTGGGGTTATGGCGTTAGAATTTATCAACCATGCTAGAAATTGTGATTTTGTGTGTTTTATCTTACCCATGTTCTTTGAAAGCCAAGGAAAAGGCTCTATTAAGTATCGTGTGAAAGGTTTAAATCTGCTTTATAGCGAACGCTTAGAAAAAAATGCGTTTATAGACTTTAAAAATAAAGAAGTGGATGTGCATTGCGTGTTTCAAATTTGGAGCAAAAAGTATCAAAACAAAAAAAGTGAATTTTCTTGGTATAAGAATCGCCATAAAGAACCCTTTGGCGAGTATATCAAGGTTTTCACGGTTTCATTGGCTAAAAACAGAGAATGCGGTAAAGAGTGGATTTTTAATCAAAAAGCGTCTTTTTACATTTCATCAACTTTTTATAAAAGCACACAAATTGTAGAGAATTTTGAGGAAGTTAAGTATCAATCTGGTATTGCTGTGGTATTTACTAGCGCCAACAAGGTTTTAAACGCTAAATTAAAAAAACTATTCCAAGAAATTGATTGGACAAAATACGCAAGTTTAGCGACTAATTCTTGCTATCATTTAGGCAAAAGCCATATTTTTCAAGCCCTACATGATCATTTGGATAGCTTAAAGGATAATTGA
- a CDS encoding ribonucleotide-diphosphate reductase subunit beta produces the protein MEVSRKKIYNPDSTESVNERKIFGGNPTSMFDLNKIKYQWADHLWKTMLANTWFAEEVSMNDDKRDYLKLSAEEKIGYDRALAQLIFMDSLQTNNLIDNINPFITSPEINLCLVRQAYEEALHSHAYAVMVESISANTEEIYDMWRNDMQLKSKNDYIAQVYMELAKNPTEENILKALFANQILEGIYFYSGFSYFYTLARSGKMLGSAQMIRFIQRDEVTHLILFQNMINALRNERADLFTPKLINEVIEMFKKAVEIEALWGDYITQGKILGLTSSLIEQYIQFLADSRLSKVGIAKVYGVQHPIKWVESFSSFNEQRSNFFEARVSNYAKGSVSFDDF, from the coding sequence ATGGAAGTTTCACGCAAGAAAATTTACAACCCCGATTCTACAGAAAGTGTGAATGAAAGAAAGATTTTTGGGGGTAATCCTACAAGCATGTTTGATTTGAATAAAATCAAGTATCAATGGGCGGATCATTTGTGGAAAACGATGCTCGCTAACACTTGGTTTGCTGAAGAAGTGAGCATGAACGATGACAAAAGGGATTATTTGAAATTGAGCGCAGAAGAAAAGATCGGCTATGACAGAGCTTTAGCGCAACTCATTTTTATGGATAGCTTGCAAACCAATAATTTAATTGATAATATCAATCCCTTCATCACCAGCCCCGAAATCAATTTGTGTTTGGTGCGTCAAGCTTATGAGGAAGCCTTACACAGCCATGCGTATGCGGTGATGGTAGAAAGCATTAGCGCGAATACTGAAGAAATTTATGACATGTGGCGTAACGATATGCAATTAAAAAGCAAGAACGATTATATCGCGCAAGTGTATATGGAATTAGCCAAAAACCCCACAGAAGAAAACATCCTCAAAGCGCTTTTTGCGAACCAGATTTTAGAGGGGATTTATTTTTATAGCGGGTTTAGCTATTTTTACACTTTGGCTAGGAGCGGTAAGATGCTAGGATCAGCGCAAATGATTCGTTTTATCCAAAGAGATGAAGTAACGCATTTGATTTTATTCCAAAATATGATCAACGCTTTAAGGAATGAAAGAGCGGATCTATTCACGCCAAAATTGATTAATGAAGTCATAGAAATGTTTAAAAAAGCGGTAGAAATTGAAGCTTTGTGGGGGGATTATATCACGCAAGGCAAGATTTTAGGGCTCACTTCAAGCTTGATTGAGCAATACATCCAGTTTTTAGCGGATAGCCGTTTGAGTAAGGTGGGTATCGCTAAAGTTTATGGCGTCCAACACCCCATTAAATGGGTAGAGAGCTTTTCAAGTTTCAATGAGCAACGCTCCAATTTCTTTGAGGCTAGGGTGAGTAATTACGCTAAAGGGAGCGTGAGTTTTGATGATTTTTAA
- the pcm gene encoding protein-L-isoaspartate O-methyltransferase, producing the protein MNSIKNHLMCEEIHKRFNLHPKVREAMESIEREVFVPAPFKHFAYTLNALSMQAQQYISSPLTVAKMTQYLEIDHVDSVLEIGCGSGYQAAVLSQIFRRVFSVERIESLYLEARLRLKNLGLDNVHVKFADGNKGWDQYAPYDRILFSACAKNISQALIDQLEEGGILVAPIQENNEQVIKRFVKQNNALRVQKVLEKCSFVPVVDGVQ; encoded by the coding sequence TTGAATAGTATCAAAAACCATTTGATGTGTGAAGAAATCCACAAGCGTTTCAATTTGCACCCCAAAGTGAGAGAGGCCATGGAGAGCATTGAAAGGGAAGTTTTTGTGCCAGCCCCTTTTAAACATTTTGCCTACACTTTGAACGCGCTTTCTATGCAAGCGCAACAATACATCTCTTCGCCCCTAACCGTGGCCAAAATGACGCAATATTTAGAAATTGATCATGTGGATAGCGTGCTAGAAATTGGCTGCGGGAGCGGCTATCAAGCGGCGGTGCTGTCTCAAATTTTCAGGCGCGTTTTTAGCGTTGAAAGGATTGAAAGCCTGTATTTAGAAGCGCGTTTGCGCCTTAAAAATCTCGGTTTAGACAACGTTCATGTTAAATTCGCTGATGGGAATAAGGGCTGGGATCAATACGCCCCCTATGATAGGATTTTATTCTCTGCTTGCGCTAAAAATATCTCTCAAGCACTTATTGATCAGCTTGAAGAAGGCGGGATATTAGTTGCGCCCATTCAAGAAAATAACGAGCAAGTCATCAAACGCTTTGTGAAGCAAAATAACGCTTTGCGCGTCCAAAAAGTGTTAGAAAAATGCTCGTTTGTGCCTGTTGTAGATGGGGTGCAATAA
- the accB gene encoding acetyl-CoA carboxylase biotin carboxyl carrier protein encodes MNLSEIEELIKEFKASDLGHLKLKHEHFELVLDKESAYAKKNALNPAHSQASIQAPIMVEASMPSAQTPVPMVCTPIVDKKEDFVLSPMVGTFYHAPSPGAEPYVKAGDTLKKGQIVGIVEAMKIMNEIEVEYPCKVVSVEVGDAQPVEYGTKLIKVEKL; translated from the coding sequence ATGAACCTTTCTGAAATTGAAGAGTTGATCAAAGAATTTAAAGCTTCTGATTTAGGGCATTTGAAATTAAAGCATGAGCATTTTGAATTGGTTTTGGATAAAGAATCCGCTTATGCGAAAAAAAATGCGCTAAATCCCGCTCATTCTCAAGCCTCCATCCAAGCCCCCATCATGGTAGAAGCGAGCATGCCAAGCGCTCAAACCCCTGTGCCTATGGTATGCACCCCTATTGTGGATAAAAAAGAAGATTTCGTGCTTTCGCCTATGGTAGGCACTTTTTATCATGCGCCCTCCCCTGGGGCTGAGCCTTATGTCAAAGCCGGCGATACGCTTAAAAAAGGGCAAATCGTGGGCATTGTAGAAGCGATGAAAATCATGAATGAAATTGAAGTGGAATACCCTTGCAAGGTGGTTTCTGTTGAAGTGGGAGACGCTCAACCGGTAGAATACGGCACGAAACTCATCAAAGTTGAAAAGCTTTAA
- a CDS encoding LptF/LptG family permease, which produces MIKHYLFMAVSQVFFSFFLVLFFISSIVLLISIASVTLVIKVSFLDLVQLFLYSLPGTIFFILPITFFAACALGLSRLSYDHELLVFFSLGVSPKTMTKAFVPLSLLVSAILLVFSLILIPTSKSAYYGFLRQKKDKIDINIRAGEFGQKLGDWLVYVDKAENNSYDNLVLFSNKSLSQESFILAQKGNINNQNGVFELNLYNGHAYFTQGDKMRKVDFEELHLRNKLKSFNSNDAAYLQGTDYLGYWKKAFGKNANKNQKRRFSQAILVSLFPLASMFLIPLFGIANPRFKTNWSYFYVLGAVGVYFLMVHVISTDLFLMTFFFPFIWAFASYLLFRKFILKRY; this is translated from the coding sequence ATGATCAAACACTATCTTTTCATGGCGGTTTCGCAAGTCTTTTTCTCCTTCTTTTTAGTGCTGTTTTTTATCTCTTCTATCGTGCTATTAATCAGTATCGCAAGCGTAACGCTCGTGATTAAAGTGAGCTTTTTAGATCTGGTGCAACTCTTTTTGTATTCCTTACCAGGAACCATTTTTTTTATTTTGCCGATCACTTTTTTTGCGGCTTGCGCTTTAGGGCTTTCAAGGCTTAGCTATGACCATGAATTGTTAGTGTTTTTCTCTTTAGGGGTTTCGCCCAAAACAATGACTAAAGCGTTTGTGCCTTTAAGTCTGTTAGTGAGCGCGATTTTATTGGTGTTTTCGCTTATTTTAATCCCCACTTCTAAGAGCGCTTATTACGGGTTTTTGCGTCAAAAAAAAGACAAGATTGATATTAACATCAGAGCGGGTGAATTCGGGCAAAAATTAGGCGATTGGCTCGTGTATGTGGATAAGGCTGAGAACAATTCCTATGATAATTTAGTGCTTTTTTCTAATAAAAGCCTTTCTCAAGAAAGCTTCATTCTGGCCCAAAAAGGCAATATCAACAATCAAAACGGCGTGTTTGAATTGAATTTGTATAACGGGCATGCGTATTTCACTCAAGGCGATAAAATGCGTAAAGTTGATTTTGAAGAATTGCATTTGCGCAACAAGCTCAAGTCTTTCAATTCTAATGATGCGGCTTATTTGCAAGGCACGGATTATTTAGGTTATTGGAAAAAAGCCTTTGGTAAAAACGCTAATAAAAATCAAAAACGCCGTTTTTCTCAAGCGATCTTAGTTTCCTTATTCCCTTTAGCGAGCATGTTTTTAATCCCTTTATTTGGCATCGCCAACCCACGATTCAAAACGAATTGGAGTTATTTTTATGTCCTTGGAGCGGTTGGGGTTTATTTTTTAATGGTGCATGTGATTTCTACGGATTTGTTTTTGATGACCTTTTTCTTCCCCTTTATTTGGGCGTTTGCCTCTTATTTGTTGTTTAGAAAGTTCATTTTAAAGCGTTATTAA